A region from the Halobacillus mangrovi genome encodes:
- the hutU gene encoding urocanate hydratase yields MSKTRSISAKRGTDLECLGWEQEAVLRMLCNNLDPEVAEKPEELVVYGGIGKAARNWESFEAIVTTLKQLKKDETMLVQSGKPVGVFRTHEAAPRVLLSNSVLVPKWANWEHFHELDRKGLMMYGQMTAGSWIYIGSQGILQGTYETFASLAEKHFGGTLKGTITLTAGLGGMGGAQPLAITMNNGVVIAVEIDADRIQKRLASGYCDQKANSIDEALLMAEEAKQQGKPLSIALLGNAAEIHHQLLDKGVEIDIVTDQTSAHDPLNGYIPEGFSLAEAAELRQKDTERYVQLASKSMAKHVKAMLAFQKKGSIVFDYGNNIRQVAFDEGVKDAFAFPGFVPAYIRPLFCEGKGPFRWAALSGDPEDIYRTDRLIKELFPDNDKLIRWIDMAQEKVQFQGLPSRICWLGYGERAKMGLAINELVKTGELKAPIVIGRDHLDCGSVASPNRETEAMKDGSDAVGDWAVLNALINTAAGGSWISFHHGGGVGMGYSLHAGMVAVADGTDLAKERLERVLTTDPGMGILRHADAGYEKAEEMAKKHHIGIFDQS; encoded by the coding sequence ATGTCGAAAACACGTAGTATAAGCGCGAAACGAGGTACGGATCTTGAATGTCTCGGTTGGGAGCAGGAAGCTGTCTTACGAATGTTATGCAACAACCTTGATCCGGAAGTCGCTGAAAAACCCGAGGAACTGGTCGTTTATGGAGGAATAGGGAAAGCGGCACGAAACTGGGAGTCTTTCGAGGCTATCGTCACAACATTAAAGCAGCTGAAAAAAGATGAAACGATGCTGGTCCAATCAGGAAAGCCTGTTGGAGTATTTCGAACACATGAAGCAGCTCCTAGAGTGCTACTGTCCAATTCAGTACTCGTTCCAAAATGGGCTAACTGGGAGCACTTTCACGAGCTCGACCGGAAAGGATTGATGATGTATGGCCAAATGACAGCAGGAAGCTGGATCTACATCGGCTCTCAAGGAATTTTACAAGGGACCTACGAGACGTTTGCATCGCTTGCAGAGAAACATTTTGGTGGTACGTTAAAAGGAACGATCACTCTGACGGCAGGCCTTGGAGGCATGGGAGGAGCACAGCCTTTAGCAATCACGATGAACAATGGAGTTGTCATCGCAGTGGAGATAGACGCTGATCGGATTCAAAAACGTTTAGCTTCAGGATATTGCGACCAGAAAGCTAACTCCATTGACGAAGCCCTGCTAATGGCAGAGGAAGCGAAACAGCAGGGCAAGCCGCTTTCCATTGCTCTCTTAGGAAATGCCGCTGAAATCCATCATCAATTGCTGGATAAAGGCGTAGAGATTGATATAGTTACGGATCAGACATCCGCTCACGACCCTTTAAATGGTTACATTCCAGAAGGGTTTTCACTAGCTGAAGCCGCAGAACTCCGCCAAAAAGATACGGAACGATATGTGCAGTTAGCCTCAAAATCTATGGCGAAACACGTAAAAGCGATGCTTGCTTTTCAAAAGAAAGGCTCTATTGTCTTTGACTACGGCAATAACATTCGCCAGGTGGCCTTTGATGAAGGGGTGAAAGATGCGTTCGCTTTCCCGGGGTTTGTCCCTGCCTACATCCGCCCGTTATTTTGTGAAGGGAAGGGACCGTTCCGCTGGGCGGCTTTATCTGGAGATCCAGAGGATATCTACCGTACGGATCGGCTGATTAAAGAACTTTTTCCGGATAATGACAAGCTGATCAGGTGGATCGATATGGCACAGGAAAAAGTCCAGTTCCAGGGACTTCCTTCAAGAATATGCTGGCTCGGTTATGGTGAGCGTGCAAAAATGGGTCTCGCCATCAATGAACTGGTCAAAACCGGTGAATTAAAAGCGCCTATTGTCATTGGAAGAGACCACCTGGACTGCGGATCGGTCGCTTCCCCAAATAGAGAAACAGAAGCGATGAAAGATGGCAGTGACGCTGTGGGAGACTGGGCGGTATTGAATGCGCTCATCAACACAGCAGCTGGTGGTTCGTGGATTTCCTTCCACCATGGCGGCGGTGTTGGTATGGGTTACTCACTTCATGCAGGTATGGTCGCTGTCGCCGACGGTACGGACCTGGCAAAAGAACGATTAGAACGCGTATTGACGACAGATCCTGGTATGGGAATTTTAAGGCATGCTGACGCTGGTTATGAAAAAGCAGAAGAGATGGCGAAAAAGCATCACATTGGAATTTTTGATCAATCATAA
- a CDS encoding YczE/YyaS/YitT family protein encodes MLYRSLVYLIGMFINFFGVALLINATLGAGFWTSFFIGVSDHLGYTVGFWYGAFQLLIIFINAKLMKQLPEVRAVVPVVLESLILDFWLEIVFGNVDLSTAPYLVQVLTLLTGVAVIGLGVAIYILPQFPRAPVDQLFLAVSHRFNLSIQAGQTLVAVIMTSLALAIGGPVGLGTLAPMLFLGPVIQLCYTRAYPLYYRIHPQGEKVYQESYQ; translated from the coding sequence ATGCTTTATCGCTCATTGGTTTACCTGATTGGCATGTTCATCAACTTTTTCGGAGTTGCCCTGCTGATCAATGCCACCCTAGGAGCCGGGTTTTGGACTTCATTTTTCATCGGAGTGTCCGATCATCTCGGGTACACGGTCGGTTTTTGGTACGGAGCGTTCCAGTTGCTTATTATCTTCATCAACGCAAAACTGATGAAACAGCTTCCTGAAGTGAGAGCTGTCGTTCCCGTCGTATTGGAAAGTTTAATTTTGGACTTTTGGCTGGAAATTGTTTTTGGGAATGTTGATCTATCTACCGCTCCTTATCTCGTTCAAGTTTTAACGTTATTGACAGGGGTAGCCGTGATTGGTCTGGGAGTAGCGATCTATATTCTTCCTCAATTCCCGCGTGCTCCGGTTGACCAGTTATTCCTTGCCGTCAGTCACCGTTTTAACTTGAGTATCCAGGCAGGTCAAACGCTTGTAGCGGTAATCATGACTTCTCTAGCCCTTGCCATAGGTGGACCTGTTGGACTAGGAACGTTAGCTCCAATGCTTTTCCTTGGCCCCGTGATCCAGCTTTGCTATACGAGAGCCTATCCGCTCTATTATAGAATTCACCCGCAAGGAGAAAAAGTTTATCAAGAAAGTTATCAGTAA
- the hutP gene encoding hut operon transcriptional regulator HutP codes for MTQKIQIGKLAMLVASLTPDELEPFAASLEEVQYCQGKAGSMDIQKVIAAVETAAKRNGIISQDVYRETHALYHAILESLEGVMRGQLGVGNMMRTVGLRFAIVRGEPYDRKEEGDWIAVAFYGTIGAPVKGLEHETFGLGINHI; via the coding sequence ATGACGCAGAAAATTCAAATCGGCAAACTGGCTATGCTTGTAGCTTCGCTCACCCCTGATGAGCTTGAGCCTTTTGCTGCTTCACTTGAAGAAGTTCAGTATTGTCAGGGAAAAGCGGGTTCCATGGATATTCAGAAGGTCATTGCGGCAGTAGAGACCGCAGCGAAACGAAACGGAATCATTTCGCAAGATGTGTACAGGGAAACACACGCCTTGTATCACGCCATTTTAGAGTCCCTTGAGGGGGTTATGCGCGGTCAGCTTGGCGTCGGTAATATGATGCGTACGGTTGGACTTCGCTTTGCTATTGTCCGGGGAGAGCCTTATGACCGTAAAGAGGAAGGCGACTGGATTGCTGTCGCTTTTTACGGAACAATTGGAGCCCCGGTTAAAGGTTTGGAACACGAGACATTTGGACTTGGTATTAATCATATATAA
- the hutH gene encoding histidine ammonia-lyase produces MIVLDGNHLSIEQMKEICFQHEAVKISEESLQNVRASRRSVEAIVKNGDTVYGINTGFGKLSDVRIPDQEVDTLQLHLIRSHACGVGEPFPEVVSRAMTVLRLNALLKGVSGVREEIVVRLCELVNLHIHPRIPSQGSLGASGDLAPLSHLALVLMGEGEVFYKGEVHKTVYIYEKLGLKPIQLKAKEGLALINGTQAMTAVGVINYIEAEQLALACDWAGSMTLEALEGIIDAFHPAIHEARGYKEQMEVARRIREITAGSRLLTYQGEKRVQDAYSLRCIPQVHGATWQTLSYVKDKLEIEMNAATDNPLILNEGSLVVSGGNFHGQPIALAMDFLKIGMSELANISERRVERLVNPQLNDLPPFLSVDPGVQSGAMIMQYVAASLVSENKTLAHPASVDSIPSSANQEDHVSMGTIGARHASMIIENAYKVVAIELICAMQALEYRGIEKAAPVTKSLWEAARTIVPSIVEDRVFSNDIDKLTKWLKGDQFEWNAWQSYSEGGRHYVENT; encoded by the coding sequence ATGATTGTTTTAGACGGAAATCATTTATCAATCGAGCAGATGAAAGAGATTTGCTTTCAGCATGAAGCTGTCAAAATTTCTGAAGAAAGCCTGCAGAACGTCCGTGCTAGTCGTCGTTCTGTCGAGGCTATTGTTAAAAATGGAGATACGGTTTACGGCATTAACACAGGCTTCGGCAAGTTGAGCGATGTAAGAATTCCCGATCAGGAAGTCGATACATTACAGCTCCATTTGATCCGCTCTCATGCGTGTGGAGTCGGGGAGCCTTTTCCAGAAGTAGTCAGCCGAGCGATGACGGTGCTTCGGTTGAATGCTTTGCTGAAAGGTGTGTCTGGAGTAAGAGAAGAGATCGTCGTCCGTTTATGCGAACTCGTGAACTTGCACATACATCCGAGAATTCCATCTCAGGGATCCCTTGGTGCTTCCGGGGATTTAGCACCTTTATCCCATTTAGCGCTCGTGCTTATGGGGGAAGGAGAAGTTTTTTATAAAGGTGAGGTTCATAAGACTGTTTATATTTACGAAAAACTGGGGCTCAAGCCGATTCAATTGAAAGCGAAGGAAGGGTTAGCTCTTATTAATGGCACGCAGGCGATGACAGCTGTGGGGGTCATAAATTATATCGAAGCGGAACAGCTGGCTTTAGCTTGCGACTGGGCTGGTTCGATGACGCTGGAAGCACTGGAAGGAATCATTGACGCCTTTCACCCTGCGATCCACGAAGCAAGAGGTTACAAAGAACAAATGGAAGTGGCAAGAAGAATCCGGGAGATTACAGCAGGCAGCCGCCTCCTCACCTACCAGGGGGAAAAGCGTGTGCAAGACGCTTACTCGCTCCGCTGCATTCCTCAAGTTCACGGGGCCACGTGGCAAACGCTCTCGTATGTCAAAGACAAACTGGAAATTGAAATGAATGCGGCAACGGATAATCCTCTTATTTTAAATGAAGGGAGTCTTGTCGTTTCCGGAGGTAACTTCCACGGACAGCCAATTGCTTTAGCGATGGACTTTTTAAAAATCGGTATGAGTGAGCTGGCAAACATATCAGAGCGTAGAGTCGAACGGTTGGTCAATCCGCAGTTGAACGACCTGCCGCCTTTTCTCAGTGTCGATCCTGGTGTGCAGTCTGGAGCTATGATTATGCAATATGTCGCAGCTTCGCTTGTGTCGGAAAATAAAACCCTTGCCCATCCGGCAAGTGTAGATTCGATTCCTTCCTCAGCCAATCAAGAAGATCATGTAAGCATGGGGACAATCGGTGCCAGGCATGCCTCAATGATCATTGAAAATGCGTACAAAGTCGTAGCGATTGAACTCATTTGCGCCATGCAGGCCTTAGAGTATCGAGGGATAGAAAAAGCAGCTCCTGTAACGAAGAGTTTGTGGGAAGCAGCGAGGACCATCGTGCCTTCTATAGTAGAAGATCGCGTCTTTTCAAACGATATTGATAAACTGACGAAATGGCTGAAAGGGGATCAGTTTGAATGGAATGCGTGGCAATCGTATTCAGAAGGGGGAAGGCATTATGTCGAAAACACGTAG
- a CDS encoding cation:proton antiporter translates to MKGLDEMTISQVILLLFIGFTVFTLDKKQKNIPVPTVLFLLGIGLSFIPYFQTIEVTKEVLYDIFLPALLFVSAYRFSPDALRAHAGIIAALSTVGLVLTAVLLGFFAFVVLGSVLSLTLIGALLIASILTPTDPVSVVSILKSASDDEKVADVVDGESMINDGTSVVLFTVLLGVYTQEHSFEFLPFIGEFLYVSLGGALLGILFGWGVSKAVHVTHHKEFQVMLSIVLAYGIFHIAEHLGVSGVLSTVAAGIMLSWEFNHTNKEDHYRESLAGFWDVVEPTLLSILFLIMGIEMTDHLSVGLWGWIVLLFVASLIIRFIVISGMVQFFPFWRNALGWKSATLVTWSGIRGTMSVVLLLSLEAETSGSADTLLALCFGVVFLSLVIQSLGIYPLSQRLKS, encoded by the coding sequence ATGAAAGGACTGGATGAAATGACGATCTCTCAGGTGATTCTCTTACTTTTCATCGGCTTCACCGTCTTTACGCTAGATAAAAAACAAAAGAATATCCCTGTTCCGACCGTTCTGTTCCTGCTCGGGATCGGCCTTTCTTTCATTCCCTATTTTCAAACGATAGAAGTGACGAAAGAAGTGCTTTATGACATATTCCTGCCTGCTTTATTGTTTGTTTCAGCATACCGATTTTCACCCGATGCGCTTAGGGCACATGCGGGAATCATTGCTGCGTTGAGTACGGTTGGGCTTGTATTAACAGCTGTGCTGCTAGGGTTCTTTGCTTTTGTTGTATTAGGTTCTGTGCTTTCTCTAACCCTTATAGGGGCCTTATTAATCGCATCCATACTTACGCCCACTGATCCAGTTTCAGTCGTATCGATATTGAAGTCCGCCTCTGACGACGAAAAAGTAGCAGATGTGGTCGATGGAGAATCGATGATCAATGATGGGACAAGTGTCGTATTATTCACCGTTTTGCTCGGTGTCTATACACAAGAGCATTCTTTTGAATTTCTGCCATTCATTGGCGAGTTTCTCTATGTTTCCTTAGGAGGAGCACTTCTTGGGATTTTATTTGGTTGGGGAGTCAGCAAAGCTGTCCACGTTACCCACCATAAGGAATTTCAGGTGATGTTGAGTATTGTGCTCGCATATGGAATTTTTCACATCGCTGAACACCTGGGCGTATCAGGGGTCTTATCGACCGTAGCGGCCGGTATCATGCTATCATGGGAATTCAACCATACGAACAAAGAAGATCATTATCGAGAGTCGCTGGCCGGTTTTTGGGATGTGGTCGAGCCAACCTTGTTATCCATCCTATTCTTAATCATGGGAATTGAGATGACCGACCATCTTTCTGTGGGGCTTTGGGGATGGATTGTTCTATTGTTTGTCGCCTCACTTATCATCCGTTTCATCGTTATTTCTGGGATGGTGCAATTCTTTCCATTTTGGAGAAATGCTCTAGGCTGGAAGTCCGCCACACTCGTCACGTGGTCAGGCATCAGAGGCACGATGTCTGTTGTCCTCCTCTTGAGCCTTGAAGCTGAAACATCAGGCAGCGCAGACACACTGCTTGCTTTGTGCTTTGGTGTCGTTTTTCTATCGCTTGTTATTCAAAGCTTAGGCATTTATCCATTGTCCCAGCGGTTAAAGAGTTAA
- the hutG gene encoding formimidoylglutamase — protein sequence MSFQYLNPRASPKFKDRYTTKADESRLFYEKGRKGDIGVVGLPFSKSSISFSMASEAPKTIRKALGAFSTYDGSRDRDFSEVVWLDYGDVQTHPTDLEETLHRLKQSVTDMIDTEACSRYIVLGGDHGISFPSISAFQKKYGRVGVIQWDAHHDLRNLDDGGRTNGTPFRSLIEAGVLKGEDLVQIGIRDFSNAKAYSDYAKEQGVRFYTMGDVERQGLDAVVAKEIERLKDKVDIIYLSVDMDVVDQAFAPGCPAVGPGGMTSRELLSSVATASRHTLVKAMDIVEVDPSKDVRDITSRLAAHVMMRFMYQ from the coding sequence ATGTCTTTTCAGTACCTCAATCCGAGAGCCAGTCCTAAATTTAAAGACCGCTACACAACAAAAGCGGATGAATCGAGACTTTTTTATGAAAAAGGGAGAAAAGGCGATATTGGTGTAGTTGGATTGCCCTTTTCTAAATCATCGATTTCCTTTTCGATGGCATCAGAAGCACCCAAAACAATTCGGAAGGCACTTGGAGCGTTCAGTACGTATGACGGCAGCCGTGATCGTGATTTCTCTGAAGTAGTCTGGCTGGATTATGGGGACGTACAAACACATCCTACAGATCTTGAGGAAACGCTGCATCGGCTGAAACAAAGCGTAACCGATATGATCGATACAGAAGCTTGCAGCCGGTATATCGTACTAGGAGGCGACCATGGCATCAGCTTCCCATCTATTTCTGCTTTTCAAAAGAAATATGGAAGGGTTGGCGTGATACAGTGGGATGCCCACCACGATTTGCGAAATTTGGACGATGGGGGACGTACGAATGGTACACCCTTTCGTAGTTTGATTGAGGCTGGCGTGTTAAAAGGAGAGGACCTTGTACAAATTGGTATACGAGATTTCTCAAACGCAAAGGCCTATTCTGATTACGCCAAAGAGCAAGGCGTCCGCTTTTATACAATGGGGGATGTGGAGCGGCAAGGGCTGGACGCTGTGGTGGCAAAAGAGATAGAAAGATTGAAAGACAAAGTCGATATAATCTATCTTTCCGTCGATATGGATGTGGTGGATCAAGCATTTGCGCCAGGGTGTCCAGCGGTGGGACCAGGAGGCATGACGAGTCGTGAATTGCTTTCAAGTGTAGCTACGGCCTCCAGACACACCCTAGTCAAAGCTATGGATATTGTCGAAGTGGATCCTTCTAAGGACGTGAGAGATATTACGAGTAGATTGGCTGCTCACGTGATGATGAGGTTCATGTATCAATGA
- the hutI gene encoding imidazolonepropionase has protein sequence MYDTLITNISQLILPEKGPLKGEAMKKLNVKENAAVALEDGKVAWIGSATERVEANEIIDAKGNVVSPGLVDPHTHLIFGGSREEELALKQQGVPYLEILKQGGGILSTVRATRKATEEELLEKGKFFLERMASYGVTTLEAKSGYGLDKETELKQLKVAKRLNEDSMLDIVSTYLGPHAIPPEYKRDPESFLTQMIALLEEVHRNDLAHFTDIFCETGVFTIEQSRRFMQASKALGFQTKIHADEIDPLGGTELAVEMGSVSADHLVAASEQGIQDLASSETVAVLLPGTTFYLGKDTYAPARKMIDSGAAVALATDFNPGSCVTENLQMIMSLAALKLKMTPEEIWNAVTANASFAIGREDLAGQVEVGAAADLVLWEAPNYKYIPYHFGTNHVKTVWKRGEKIWERGECHVFSVPQSESQS, from the coding sequence ATGTACGATACATTAATCACAAATATCAGTCAGCTCATTCTTCCTGAGAAAGGACCTCTCAAAGGGGAAGCAATGAAGAAATTAAATGTAAAAGAAAACGCGGCAGTAGCGTTGGAAGACGGGAAAGTGGCATGGATAGGAAGCGCCACAGAAAGAGTAGAAGCCAATGAAATCATCGATGCAAAGGGCAATGTCGTTTCCCCTGGACTCGTCGATCCCCATACTCACCTCATCTTTGGAGGATCGCGTGAAGAAGAGCTTGCTTTAAAACAACAAGGAGTTCCTTACCTCGAGATTTTGAAACAAGGAGGAGGAATCCTCTCAACCGTTAGGGCTACTAGAAAAGCAACGGAAGAGGAGCTCCTGGAAAAAGGGAAGTTTTTCTTAGAACGAATGGCATCCTACGGCGTGACTACTCTTGAAGCGAAAAGCGGCTATGGCTTGGATAAAGAAACGGAGCTTAAGCAATTGAAAGTCGCTAAGCGGTTAAATGAAGACAGCATGCTCGACATTGTGTCTACGTACCTTGGACCTCATGCGATTCCGCCTGAGTACAAACGGGATCCTGAAAGCTTCCTGACTCAAATGATCGCTTTGTTAGAAGAAGTCCACAGAAATGATTTAGCTCACTTTACGGATATTTTCTGTGAAACAGGAGTGTTTACAATTGAGCAGTCGAGACGCTTTATGCAAGCTTCCAAAGCGCTCGGATTTCAAACGAAAATTCATGCCGATGAAATCGATCCATTAGGAGGTACGGAGCTCGCCGTTGAAATGGGATCTGTGTCTGCGGACCACCTCGTTGCAGCTTCAGAGCAGGGGATTCAGGATTTAGCTTCTTCAGAAACAGTGGCTGTCCTTTTACCGGGGACAACATTTTACCTTGGAAAAGATACGTATGCCCCTGCTAGAAAAATGATTGACTCCGGAGCAGCGGTAGCGCTCGCTACCGATTTCAATCCGGGCAGCTGTGTGACTGAAAACCTGCAAATGATCATGTCGTTAGCTGCGTTAAAGCTGAAAATGACGCCGGAAGAAATTTGGAATGCGGTAACCGCTAATGCTTCGTTTGCGATAGGTAGAGAGGATTTGGCAGGCCAGGTAGAGGTGGGGGCTGCTGCCGATCTAGTCCTATGGGAGGCACCGAATTATAAATACATCCCGTACCATTTTGGCACCAACCATGTGAAGACAGTGTGGAAGCGCGGCGAAAAGATTTGGGAACGGGGGGAGTGTCATGTCTTTTCAGTACCTCAATCCGAGAGCCAGTCCTAA
- a CDS encoding acyl-CoA thioesterase, whose translation MKAKSPKDSLVINTDQVMINDLNNYNTLFGGVLMKKLDNNATLSARRHARVKECVTASTDSIDFLHPIHQTDSVCVESFVSYTGKKSMEIFCKVIAEDMITGERRMAATAFLTFVALDENKKPIQVPDVVPETEEEKFLYQSGEERAKTRHIRREHSRELTKIIGLEKPWEKEEENYVENISQLG comes from the coding sequence ATGAAAGCGAAAAGCCCTAAAGATAGTTTAGTCATCAATACTGATCAAGTAATGATTAATGATCTGAATAATTACAACACCTTATTCGGCGGAGTCCTTATGAAAAAATTAGACAATAATGCAACGTTATCCGCAAGGCGTCACGCACGCGTAAAAGAATGTGTGACAGCCTCGACGGATTCGATCGATTTCTTGCATCCGATTCACCAGACTGATTCCGTATGTGTAGAATCCTTTGTTTCCTATACAGGCAAAAAATCGATGGAAATCTTCTGCAAAGTGATCGCAGAGGACATGATTACTGGAGAGCGCCGGATGGCAGCAACAGCTTTTCTAACCTTTGTTGCTCTTGATGAAAACAAAAAACCAATCCAAGTACCAGATGTAGTACCTGAAACAGAAGAGGAGAAATTCCTTTATCAATCAGGGGAAGAGCGCGCGAAGACAAGACACATCAGAAGAGAACACAGCCGCGAGCTGACAAAGATCATTGGTCTCGAAAAGCCATGGGAAAAGGAGGAAGAGAATTATGTTGAAAACATTAGCCAGCTTGGGTGA
- a CDS encoding TrkH family potassium uptake protein, translating to MARSVTFKAKRFFDRLSPFQIIVLFYVSAALISTLLINMPFLHRKGVHLSFIDSLFTAVSAISVTGLTVTSTAETFNTAGYFVLMFILQFGGIGVMTLGTFIWLLLGQRIGLKRRQLIKTDQNRSTFAGMVKLIRQILLIIVIIEIIGAIILGIYFTQYFPSVSEAFIQGAFASVSATTNAGFDITGSSLVMFETDYFVQFINILLLTLGAIGFPVLIEVKDYLTKKQEDFFTFSLFTKLTSITFAALVVIGTILIYLFDRTHFFSDKSWHESFFYAFFQSVTTRNGGLATMDVAEFTSPTLLVICILMFIGASPSSVGGGIRTTTFAIMLLSILAYARGKSHVRVFRREIHEDDIFRSYIVITTAMMLTGGAIILLNVFEPQFTLLQIIFEACSAFGTTGLSMGITSDLHTAGKIIIIFLMFVGRIGIFSFLFILRGRVITDNYRYPREQMIIG from the coding sequence ATGGCACGGTCCGTCACTTTCAAGGCGAAACGCTTCTTTGATCGGCTTTCCCCTTTCCAGATCATCGTATTGTTCTATGTGTCAGCGGCGCTCATTTCAACATTGTTGATTAATATGCCTTTTTTGCATAGAAAAGGGGTTCACTTGAGTTTCATTGATAGCTTATTCACGGCTGTAAGTGCAATTAGTGTAACCGGACTGACGGTTACATCAACAGCAGAAACCTTTAATACAGCTGGTTATTTTGTCTTGATGTTCATTCTCCAGTTCGGCGGAATTGGTGTAATGACCCTCGGTACCTTTATTTGGCTTTTGCTTGGGCAAAGAATCGGCCTTAAACGAAGGCAACTGATTAAAACAGACCAGAACCGCTCGACCTTTGCCGGTATGGTTAAGCTGATCCGGCAGATCTTACTTATCATCGTCATCATCGAAATCATTGGTGCCATTATTTTAGGTATTTATTTTACGCAGTATTTCCCTAGTGTCAGTGAAGCGTTCATTCAAGGAGCATTCGCTTCTGTCAGTGCTACGACGAATGCAGGGTTTGATATCACAGGCTCATCGCTCGTCATGTTTGAGACCGATTATTTTGTCCAGTTCATTAATATCTTGTTATTGACGCTCGGGGCTATTGGTTTCCCTGTTTTAATTGAAGTCAAAGATTATTTAACCAAAAAACAGGAAGATTTCTTTACATTTTCACTGTTTACAAAGTTGACCTCGATCACGTTTGCTGCCTTAGTTGTGATCGGCACGATTCTTATTTACTTATTCGACCGGACTCACTTTTTTAGTGATAAATCGTGGCATGAATCCTTCTTCTATGCATTTTTCCAGTCGGTAACCACTCGTAATGGGGGATTAGCTACGATGGACGTTGCGGAGTTCACGTCTCCTACGCTGCTTGTCATCTGTATACTCATGTTTATCGGTGCTTCCCCGAGCAGTGTTGGAGGAGGGATCCGGACGACGACGTTTGCGATTATGCTCTTGAGTATTCTGGCTTATGCCAGAGGGAAGAGTCATGTCCGAGTCTTCCGGAGAGAAATTCATGAAGATGATATTTTCCGCTCGTATATCGTCATTACGACAGCAATGATGCTCACCGGCGGAGCCATTATTTTATTGAATGTTTTCGAGCCGCAGTTTACACTTTTACAGATTATATTTGAAGCTTGCTCCGCGTTCGGGACGACAGGGCTCTCGATGGGGATCACCTCTGACCTTCATACAGCAGGAAAAATCATCATCATTTTCTTAATGTTTGTCGGGCGAATCGGTATTTTCTCCTTCCTCTTTATCTTAAGAGGCCGGGTAATCACCGACAATTACCGCTACCCGCGTGAACAAATGATCATCGGATAA
- the cidR gene encoding cidABC operon transcriptional activator CidR, which yields MDIRHLQYFIEVSRFNSFTRAAEHLYISQPTISKMIKNLESDLGVELFERSRKQITLTDAGRVILAQAQVINKAFNNLQTQLDDLLGLQKGHIRIGLPPIMDAEQFFHILGGFHNQYPNITFQLIENGAKKIEENILADELDVGITVLPTKEDFDYFFLLREELKVVLPPSHTLYEREEIKLEELKEESFIMFNKDFVLNDRITGACKEAGFLPKVISKSSQWDFIGKMIASNLGISILPTSVSKLLKEDVKAVKVTNPSVEWELAIIWPKERYLSYATKEWLTYTQTRLTADPQKPS from the coding sequence TTGGATATCAGGCATTTACAATATTTCATCGAAGTATCTCGGTTCAACAGTTTTACGAGAGCGGCAGAACACTTATACATAAGTCAACCAACCATCAGTAAAATGATCAAGAATCTAGAATCAGATCTTGGCGTAGAACTATTTGAAAGGTCACGTAAACAAATCACGTTAACGGATGCAGGGCGCGTCATCCTAGCTCAAGCTCAAGTTATCAATAAAGCGTTCAACAACCTCCAGACTCAGCTGGATGACCTTCTTGGTTTGCAGAAAGGTCATATACGAATCGGTCTTCCTCCAATTATGGATGCAGAACAGTTCTTTCATATCCTAGGGGGCTTTCACAACCAGTATCCGAACATTACTTTCCAGCTCATCGAGAACGGAGCGAAAAAAATTGAAGAGAATATCCTTGCTGATGAGCTTGATGTCGGGATTACCGTTCTGCCCACAAAAGAAGACTTCGATTACTTTTTCTTATTACGAGAGGAGCTTAAAGTCGTCTTGCCGCCTTCTCACACTCTTTACGAAAGAGAGGAAATAAAACTAGAGGAGTTAAAGGAAGAATCCTTCATTATGTTTAACAAAGATTTCGTACTTAATGACAGGATTACGGGCGCATGTAAAGAAGCTGGATTTCTTCCTAAAGTCATTTCTAAGAGTTCCCAATGGGACTTTATTGGAAAAATGATCGCTTCGAACCTCGGCATTTCCATTCTGCCAACTAGCGTTTCCAAACTCCTCAAAGAAGATGTTAAGGCGGTCAAAGTCACCAATCCATCCGTAGAGTGGGAGCTTGCCATCATCTGGCCTAAGGAGCGATACCTCTCCTATGCCACAAAAGAATGGCTCACCTATACACAAACCCGGTTGACCGCAGACCCACAAAAGCCCAGCTGA